The genomic interval AGGGCACCCATGTCATTGATGAGGATGGCGATTTAACGACACCCTGTGTTGATAAAAATAAGGAATGTGCCTACGTTACCTGGGAAAATGGAATTACCAAATGTGCGATCGAAAAAGCCTATGAAGATGGTAAAATAGATTGGCAAAAACCTATTTCCTGCCATTTATATCCGATCCGAATCACACAGTATCCCGAATTCGATGTATTAAACTACGATCGGTGGCATATATGTCATGCCGCCTGTTCTTTCGGTAAAAAATTAAACGTTCCCGTTTATAGTTTTTTAAAAACACCACTGATCCGCAAATATGGAGAAGAATGGTTCAAGACACTTGAAGAGAGTGTTAGAAGAGATAATTAAAGATAGAGTTCACTAGTTACGTTCGGTGCGAACCTTGGTTGTGTCCGGCCTTGTGGTGCTTTTGTTTTCATCGGACTTAAATTCAATGAAAGAGGTATCCTTCACAGACTCTGTTTTCTTGAATGATACCAACTTTCGGAAAAACTCTCCAAAAGTGTCAAACTCCTGCCGGTAAACCAGTCCGAACGCACTTACGTACTCTTCCTCCGGATTCAAAAAGTTTCGGTTATTTAATCTATTGGAAGCACGGAACAACAGGTTACCACTCTTTCTAATCAGGTAGAGAGCTTCGACATCGCTCGCGATATCTTTTCCGAACACATTAAAATCATTAAGTTCCCCCCGCCGATCGGTTACGCCGCCTGTTAAAATCAATCGATCATTCAACAAGCGAATGGATGCACTTGCCTCGTTAAATGAGCGTATGTTAAAATCCACAAAATTTAAGTTCAAAGATTGTGATATAATATTGTTTAATTGATTAAATGCCAGCTCAGTTCCCGCACTGAAAATTGTTGTGTTCAGCTCTCTGGTCAAGTCAGTGCCCGTGCCCGGTGCAAAGCTACGCCGGACAATCAGACTCAATGCTTGCTGGTTAACGTTATTGACATCACTTAAATAGCTTTGTAGCTCATCTTCAACATAAGAGTCTGTTGGGAAGTCAATACCAAAGGTTATATCGGGCTGCAATAAGTTCCCATTAAGAATCATTTCGGCTTGAGCTTGAACACGTTGATCTGTTCCTGCTCGTCCTGCCGCAGTATATAAGGGTCTCACACTTGTTCGTACCTGATAGGTCGCTGTCAAATTAATCAATGCTTCAGCCGGATTTCCCGTCCATCGGATCGAACCACCACTTTCTATTTCGAAGATCTTATTAATAAAATCCTGAGCCGTGAATTCGAATTTTCCTTGCTGAATAGCATAGTCCCCAAACATTTCAAAGTCACCCAGACTCGTAATATTAAGTGATAAAAGTCCTGTTCCTCTCCCAGATAGCTTTCCCAGGTCAGTAAAAATATTGACTTCAGATTCTGGATCGACCGTAAGATCCATCGTCATCGTTAAGCCCTCAAAGTAATTCGTTTTAGGTGCCGCAGTTGAATCAGCACTGATAAACGTAATAAAGTCTTGATCGGTAATCTCACCAGCAGCGTTTAAAGGGATGTTAATTACGGTGCCAGGATCTGTGTTGGCCACGATCTGAATATCCATATCATCCGTTGGTCCATTAAACTTAAATGTACCCGTACCATACGCAAGTCCGTAATACAGCGGGTTATCTTTCGCGGTGGTATTCAAAACCATAAAATTATTCGTTGATATATCAACATGAATTTCCGGGTTAATAGGATTGGACATATCTACCGATCCGTTGGCAATTGCTCGCTGATCATTTTCATCGACTATTACCAGGTCATTCAACATAATTTTACTGTCGTTGATACTTACCTCATCATTTATCACATAAGGCGTCTTCAGGTAATTAACAATCATCCGACTATTATTGAGCTTTGCAGTACCATTAATTACCGGATTCAATGAAGTTCCGGTGATGGACAAATCTGCCGTTGCGGTACCCGAAAGATCAGATACAAGGTTTCTGAGAAAAGGGCCAAATATCACCAGCGGGTTTTCGTCCATATGAGCTTGTAAATCCAGCGGACTTACCTCATCTGACGCATTGTACGTTCCATTAACGGTCAAGGACTCCACTCCACCATCTTCGATCTCCATCGCTACCTTTACCAAGCGGGTTTCGGGATCTAGTTCAGCATCAAGGGTCATATCCCCAATGGTGGTCTGATTAAAGACGATCTCCTGTGCCTGCAAGTCACTTTGAACATAAGGTCTGTCCAATAAAGCTTTAATCTGCACTTCGCCATTCATCAACCCACTTAACTCAATCCCAAGAGGTACCGTCAACGGATTAAAGGTCTGTAAGGAAAAGTCTGAAAACCCTACCTTTAGAACATCCTCATCATCCTTTGAGATAGCTCCATCGATAGTGACTACCTGTTCGCCTTGCGACAGCTCCAAACCGTTGATCAACGTCTTCCCTTCCTCAAAATCGAATTTAACTTTTTCCTGAATGCGCCAATCCTCATTATTAATAATCATATCCGAGGGCAGTAGACTAAGACGAGAAGACGATTCCTGATTAAACTCTACTAACCCATTTAAATCAAGTTGGTTCGTTTCATCAAGATCCGACATCTTGATATTGAATCGTAAACTATCGTTCCGCAGGATATTGGCAATATTAACATTATTAATAAAAAGACTATCTGTAAAATTCACCCGGTCTGAGGTAATGAACAAATTGAGGAACCGATCATTTGCCGTCTGATCAAAAATTAAATTATGTATTGTTACACCCTTATAAACACTCGTGGGGACAAATCCGTTCAACGAACTCACCCCATCAACAGAGGAGAACCTTCCCGTCATAATCACTTCCTCCGGTATTTCTAAATCGGGCACAAAAAGAAGTGCAAATGGCGTAAAATCTTTCAAAGTCAAATCGAAATCAAACTCCTGATTCCCACCTTCAATAATATCCACATCCAAAGAAGGAATATATTGCTTAGCGATACCCTTAAAATACGACGGGAATGTATTAAGATCAATTTGCCCATTAATACGTGCGTCTACGATACTTGATGTAATCGCGATCACACGGTCGTTCTCTGTTCCTTCTGCGATGAAACGAATGGAATCTGTCCGGAACGTTGTATCCGGGGTCACGAGCGATAAATCAGTCAACATCAGCTCCCCAACTATTGTGTTAAGGCTCGTACCAGCAAAATTCCCCGCCAGTCCCGCAGCTAATTCCAATGTATCTTTAGTAAAACCTAACTGATAAAGATTTGCCTGCTCGATATCAGCATGAAGGTCCGCTGCAATCTGTTCACTTTTCAGATCAACATCTCCGTTAAGATTCACCTTCAGATTTTTATCATTGATGGTTATATTCCCTGCGAAAGCCTGATCGGTGTACACTCCATCAACAACCATATCCGTATACCGATAGCCGTTATAATCAAGATAATCAATCGAAGCATCAATCTCCTCATAGAGATCCTCCAACGCAAAACCTTGTCCCGATACACCAAAAGTCCCGGCAATAGAACCTAGGGTTGAGTTATTGAGCAGTGCCCTCAGATCTAAGCCCGGTGTTATCAACTTTCCACTATATTCACCTTTATTCTTTAGTGACAATTTAACATCCGCAATAACGTCACCCAATCCTAATTTAAAGATCCCCTGCGTTATAAAATCATTGTAGAAACCTGTAACACGACCTTGATAGTGAATATCACCTACACGATCAAGCACCTCTGGCAACGCGAAAATATCCTTTCCACTAAATCCTGCGACGAGTCTTTCAAGGTCTTGCCGGTTCGTTAACAATCTGGAAAGATCCATGTCAAACAATGTATTATTGATATCCGGCAGTCCTCGGATAGCTAAATTCCCTTCTAACCAAGTTTGCTTACCCGTTCTAATCTGTACTTGCTGTCCGCGAATGTTCTCAACGGTACCTGAAAGCTCTCCACTGAATAAAACATTGAAATTCGTTACACTGACACCCGGCGCAAAATAAGCTATGTCCTTTGAAACAATCCTAGAGCTCTTTAGATTACCAGTCACTTCAACCTCCTCAATAAAGTTGGAAAAAGCAGACAATGAGTCATACTCAAATAAAATATAATCCCGGATATAACTATCGTTAAGTTCAAGATTAAGATCAGCAAATTCCATCTGATTAGGATCAATCGTCAAGTTAGTTGTTATATTCTTTACGTCGAGGCCACTTTTTTCTTTGAACGTTAGGTTTTCTACGCGCGTCTGAAACAAGTGTTCGATATAATCAATATCCTTTAAAGTTCCACTAAGACCATGAATATGAATATCACTGTAGTTAATTCCCTCAACTTCGCGTTGTTGCAAATAATTTACATATCGAAAATCAATATTGTTAAAGCTAGCGTCCGGTAATACAAATTCAAAATCTTTGCCTTGACTTCCAGATGTCGGTTTTTCGGGAGCAAAATAATTCTGAATGAATGAAAAGTTTGTAGTCGAATCAAGCTGCTTTTTTATAAAGACTTTACCTCCGTCCAATTGCAGGTTGTTTACAACTAGCTTTGAACTTATTAGCGACCGAAGATCCAGATCAGCATTGAAATCATCAAAATAAAGCAACGTATCCTGATCCAGATCAGCAATAAATAGCTTCTGAATCCTTATTGAGTTAAAGGGTTCGTAATAAATAGACTCGAGATTAATGTCCGTACCCAACTCATCAGAAAGATAGCTTGCCGCGCGCTGAGCCAGAAAATTCTGAACCGGTCGCAACTGCAGGGAGAGAGTAAGTGTTACGAGAAGTACTACGATCCCCAGCAACAACCACAATGCTATTTTTAGTACTTTTTTGATACTTTTGTATTTTATTTAAATATAAACAATTTGGCAACCATCCTTGGCATCGAGTCTACATGTGATGAAACATCTGCATCTATTTGTATAGACGGAAGAATACACTCAAATATTATCGCAAACCAAGCTGTTCATGGAAAATACGGCGGTGTTGTGCCTGAACTTGCGTCCCGCGTACACCAGCAGAATATCATTCCAACGGTCGAGCAATGTATTATCGATGCAAAAATACATAAAAATGATATAGACGCCGTCGCTTTTTCTCGAGGGCCAGGTCTTTTAGGATCACTTTTAGTCGGCACGTCTTTTGCCAAAGCTTTTGCCTTGGCTAAAAACATCCCACTAATAGAGGTCAATCACATGCAAGCGCATATTCTTGCACATTTCATTGATGATCCAAAGCCTGAATTTCCGTTTCTCTGTTTGACCGTCTCGGGGGGACATACACAGATCGTTAAAGTGAACGATTACTTTGACATGGAACTTGTGGGACAGACACTGGATGACGCTGCGGGCGAAGCTTTCGATAAAACAGCGAAAATTCTAAACCTTCCCTATCCCGGCGGTCCCCTGATTGACCGTTACGCTCAAAACGGGAACCCAAGAAAATTTCGCTTCCCTGAACCCCAGATCCCTGACTTTAATTTCAGCTTTAGCGGACTTAAAACATCTATCCTTTACTTTATACAACGCAATACCGCTGAAAACAGCTCCTTTATAGAAGAAAACCTAGCAGATATCTGTGCATCCGTGCAAGATCGCATCGTCACCATTCTGCTGAACAAACTCGAATCAGCTGCAAAAACGCTGAACATCAAAAATATAGCGATCGCTGGCGGTGTATCTGCCAATAGCGGTTTACGTAAGAGTCTGCAGGAAACTGGAGATAAAAATAAATGGAAGACCTTTATTCCCAAATTCGAATATTGCACCGATAATGCAGCGATGATCAGCATTGCCGGCTATTATAAATATCTACAGAAAGACTTCACAAACCAAGATGTTGCACCTTTAACACGGTGGTCGGTTGAATAATTCTTTTTTATGAATTTTTTGCAGACTTTTGTACCAGATAACACGACACAATGGATACTCCAAGCTTAATATTCCTCGCCATATTTGTCATTCCTTTCGTAGTATTGCTTTTTTGGTTAGCTCAAAAGGACAAAAGGAACAAAACACGTCAATGGGGCCTCATCGCCTTAATCGTATTAATCATTGCGGCCCTCTATGTTGCATTTTTCATTGCTCCGCAGTACGAAACTTTTTTCCCCAATCAATAGTTATTAGCGTTTCAGGGTTTTTACATATTTTATATCGTAATTTTCGACATCAATAATGTATTGATTTTGAGTAAGGAACTCAAACAAAGGCTTTGCCTCAGGTGAAACCGGCATATTGTTCGTTGTGATAATCTCGTCATTTTTCCTATCCAGATAAGGATATGCATATAATTTTACATTTTTACTGAACATACCGCTGACATAGGCTAACAGCTCATCTGTATAGTTATCACCGTAAAGACTGGCGTTGAATATATTTCTAAGATTCGAGATATTACTTGAAATCCCTACACTTCTTGGCTTAAATCGAGAAAGAAATTCAGCGAGGAAGTTATTACGAGAAAAATTCGAAACAATAATGTGATTACCCGTTGCACAGAGATCCTCAGCCCGCTTTGCAAAATACTTCAAGTCTTCATTGCTAAGATCAAGTTGGTCTTCCAAAGCATTTGACATCAATACCTCAATCATAACAACCAGATTGGCCTTTTTTGTTTTACTATTTCTTTTAAACTCCTCAACCGCCAAATTAAAGAGATCAAAGTTAGGATTCGATTTCTGTCTGTATTTTGTACGCAAAATCATGATATCCTTTTTATATAAAAAATCTTTGGCTTGCAATACATGTCCTTCCGGGTCAAAAATAGCTGCGCTTGAGAAATTCTTGGCTACGAGGTAAAGGTTGAGCAGGCGCTCATTTACATCATTGAATATCGCTCCATTCACTTTAACGAGGTCGATTTCAACCGAACCGGGCGATAGGTTATCAACCAATGACTCAATCATCATTTGTGCATCATTGCGGTAATAGTAAGACGCATAAACAAGGTTCACACCTAAAATGCCTAACACCGATTGTTGCAAACTTGAATCGCTATCCAACAGGCGAATGTGAAAAATAATTTCATTCGGCTCTCCTCCTGGTTCTACCTGAAAACGAATACCTATCCAACCGTGTGGGTCATTCGTCTTGCTGAAGTTAAGTGTTGTAACCGTATTAGCAAAAGCAAAGAGACTCCGGTCCTCATATTTTGGCCCTTTCAGCCTCGGTTAGCAGTCGATATTCATGATCTAACATCTTTTCAAGTCGCGATTGGCTAACATAGCGTTTCGAATCTTCAACCCCGTAAATCGAATCGCTAAAAGCCATGTCATAAGCGGACATGGATTTCGCTATCGTTCCCGATGCAGCACCTGCTGTAAAAAAGTTTCGCGCAACTTCCTGTCCCGCACCAATCTCTGCAAATGTTCCATAAATTTCCCCATTCAGGTTAATTCGCAGTGCTTTCCGCTTTGTCTCTAAGATTTCTCTCGCCATGCGGACAAAAATAAGAATTAAAAAAGATCTCTATGATATTAAGCCTAAATGTTTCAAGGCATAAAACAGCGCAGATGCATGCAGTGACTGTCCAAAGCCATTCGAAAACAAGATTTCTTTAACTTCGTCAGCAGATGCTAAAAGAACCTCAATTTCCTCCTGCGAGTCTAAGGATTGTTCTCTCTTTTTTACCCCTCCGCGTGCAAGAAAGGTTGTCGTTATATTATTACTTGTCGCTGGGTTCGGATAAAGTTCGCAAATTTCTTCCAACGATTCGAATTCATAGCCCGTTTCTTCCAACATCTCACGCTGGGCTGCTTCCAAAGCCGTTTCACCCTCGTCGATTACTCCACCGGGTATCTCCAAAAAATCTTTCCCAGCCCCGTGCCGGTACTGCTTTACGAGAATAAATTGATTATCATTCGTTAAGGCGACAATATTTGCCCAGTTTGGATATTCGAGTACATAGTATTCGGGAACCACATGACCGTTGGGCATTTCGCATACATCTTTTCTTAAAACTGCCCACGGAGCACGAACCAAATAAGATGACTCCAATACGCGCCAGGTTAATTTACTCATAATCGTTTAAGACATTTACCCAAACTATCACGCCAATGGGGAATAGTTAAAGAATAAGCATTTTTTATTTTAGATTTATCCAATACAGAATACTTAGGTCGTTC from Pedobacter indicus carries:
- the tsaD gene encoding tRNA (adenosine(37)-N6)-threonylcarbamoyltransferase complex transferase subunit TsaD, whose product is MATILGIESTCDETSASICIDGRIHSNIIANQAVHGKYGGVVPELASRVHQQNIIPTVEQCIIDAKIHKNDIDAVAFSRGPGLLGSLLVGTSFAKAFALAKNIPLIEVNHMQAHILAHFIDDPKPEFPFLCLTVSGGHTQIVKVNDYFDMELVGQTLDDAAGEAFDKTAKILNLPYPGGPLIDRYAQNGNPRKFRFPEPQIPDFNFSFSGLKTSILYFIQRNTAENSSFIEENLADICASVQDRIVTILLNKLESAAKTLNIKNIAIAGGVSANSGLRKSLQETGDKNKWKTFIPKFEYCTDNAAMISIAGYYKYLQKDFTNQDVAPLTRWSVE
- a CDS encoding translocation/assembly module TamB domain-containing protein, with the translated sequence MLGIVVLLVTLTLSLQLRPVQNFLAQRAASYLSDELGTDINLESIYYEPFNSIRIQKLFIADLDQDTLLYFDDFNADLDLRSLISSKLVVNNLQLDGGKVFIKKQLDSTTNFSFIQNYFAPEKPTSGSQGKDFEFVLPDASFNNIDFRYVNYLQQREVEGINYSDIHIHGLSGTLKDIDYIEHLFQTRVENLTFKEKSGLDVKNITTNLTIDPNQMEFADLNLELNDSYIRDYILFEYDSLSAFSNFIEEVEVTGNLKSSRIVSKDIAYFAPGVSVTNFNVLFSGELSGTVENIRGQQVQIRTGKQTWLEGNLAIRGLPDINNTLFDMDLSRLLTNRQDLERLVAGFSGKDIFALPEVLDRVGDIHYQGRVTGFYNDFITQGIFKLGLGDVIADVKLSLKNKGEYSGKLITPGLDLRALLNNSTLGSIAGTFGVSGQGFALEDLYEEIDASIDYLDYNGYRYTDMVVDGVYTDQAFAGNITINDKNLKVNLNGDVDLKSEQIAADLHADIEQANLYQLGFTKDTLELAAGLAGNFAGTSLNTIVGELMLTDLSLVTPDTTFRTDSIRFIAEGTENDRVIAITSSIVDARINGQIDLNTFPSYFKGIAKQYIPSLDVDIIEGGNQEFDFDLTLKDFTPFALLFVPDLEIPEEVIMTGRFSSVDGVSSLNGFVPTSVYKGVTIHNLIFDQTANDRFLNLFITSDRVNFTDSLFINNVNIANILRNDSLRFNIKMSDLDETNQLDLNGLVEFNQESSSRLSLLPSDMIINNEDWRIQEKVKFDFEEGKTLINGLELSQGEQVVTIDGAISKDDEDVLKVGFSDFSLQTFNPLTVPLGIELSGLMNGEVQIKALLDRPYVQSDLQAQEIVFNQTTIGDMTLDAELDPETRLVKVAMEIEDGGVESLTVNGTYNASDEVSPLDLQAHMDENPLVIFGPFLRNLVSDLSGTATADLSITGTSLNPVINGTAKLNNSRMIVNYLKTPYVINDEVSINDSKIMLNDLVIVDENDQRAIANGSVDMSNPINPEIHVDISTNNFMVLNTTAKDNPLYYGLAYGTGTFKFNGPTDDMDIQIVANTDPGTVINIPLNAAGEITDQDFITFISADSTAAPKTNYFEGLTMTMDLTVDPESEVNIFTDLGKLSGRGTGLLSLNITSLGDFEMFGDYAIQQGKFEFTAQDFINKIFEIESGGSIRWTGNPAEALINLTATYQVRTSVRPLYTAAGRAGTDQRVQAQAEMILNGNLLQPDITFGIDFPTDSYVEDELQSYLSDVNNVNQQALSLIVRRSFAPGTGTDLTRELNTTIFSAGTELAFNQLNNIISQSLNLNFVDFNIRSFNEASASIRLLNDRLILTGGVTDRRGELNDFNVFGKDIASDVEALYLIRKSGNLLFRASNRLNNRNFLNPEEEYVSAFGLVYRQEFDTFGEFFRKLVSFKKTESVKDTSFIEFKSDENKSTTRPDTTKVRTERN
- a CDS encoding DUF3109 family protein, which translates into the protein MIEVDGVLVSEELIKEEFVCNLNACKGACCIEGDSGAPLLQEELETLARIYPAVKPYMTQKGIETIETEGTHVIDEDGDLTTPCVDKNKECAYVTWENGITKCAIEKAYEDGKIDWQKPISCHLYPIRITQYPEFDVLNYDRWHICHAACSFGKKLNVPVYSFLKTPLIRKYGEEWFKTLEESVRRDN
- a CDS encoding NUDIX hydrolase; amino-acid sequence: MSKLTWRVLESSYLVRAPWAVLRKDVCEMPNGHVVPEYYVLEYPNWANIVALTNDNQFILVKQYRHGAGKDFLEIPGGVIDEGETALEAAQREMLEETGYEFESLEEICELYPNPATSNNITTTFLARGGVKKREQSLDSQEEIEVLLASADEVKEILFSNGFGQSLHASALFYALKHLGLIS